From the Flavobacteriales bacterium genome, the window AATTTTACATCAGGAGAGTTACCTTGCGTTTCCCAATACCTGTCTATCCGACCTCTTGGTACTACATTGCCAGCATCTTCTATTTTGCCGATGTTCTTAATTCCATATGTATTTCTTGGTTCGCTCATTCTATTTATCGTTGCATTGTGCTTTAGCAATTTTCTTTGAATTGATAGAAGTCTTGGTGTAAAGTGTTTTGATATCACCTTTAATGTCCTTGATGTCTATTTCAATCCCCTTGTCAATTTGTGTTTGGATTTGAATTATAACTTCCTTGAGATTGTGGGTGTAGGAGATTAATTCTTTGAGAAGTGTTTTAATTTCTCTGTGAACATATTTCGCCCAGTATCCTATGATTCCGAGGATGGCACTAAACAGCACCGAAATAATTATTAAATAATATTTTTCTATCATATTGTTATGTTTTCGTTTATATCTATTGTTATTCCTTCACTCACGATAAAGCCTTTTAGAACTAATTGAATTCCGTATTTTCCAGAGTCCAAAAACCTCATTGCTACCACTGCCACGCCTCCCTGTGCTTGCAAGAGTTCTTGCAATTTCACAGAGGGGATGGAGTAGTCGAGAGAGAATGCGGTATGTTCATTTGGAACAATGGATACTGAATCTGCGAGAAGCGTACTTTGCTCACCAAGTAGATCGCCAGCCAAAGTGAATACGTCAACTTTTACCTGTTCTAAACTGTATGCTGATTCGCTAAAATTCTTAATTCCGATTGTTACACTTGCTTTGATGTTGCCAAAAAGAGACTTGAGATTTAGCTTGGGAAGCTTAAAAGAATCTATCCCGATGGATAGCTTTTTTATGTTCCTGTATTTCTTGAAATAGTCGTATCCTTTTTTTGCTCCGAAGGCCGAAACGGCTAATGCTAAGATTTTCAGTATTGTCTTCATGCCTCTGTAAACGGGCGTTTACAGGGGTATAGATATAAATGGACTGCTATTAACTGCCTTTAACTGCGTAACCTTGCATTTTCCTGCAAAGCCCTGTAAAAGGTTGTATTTTATATATGAATATGGTGGAGTGGAAAGACTATTTCCCGAATGATCTAATAGAATTAAGCTTAGAGATTACTGTTCTACGATGTAACTGACGAAGCCTAATATAAGCTTCAACGCTTAATTTTTTTAGTCCTGATTTAATTTGATTTCTTAACTCTTGATGAGTTTGGCGAGTGCCTTCGTATTGTCCACGGCTTGAAAGATCTTTGCCTAATAGCATCATCATTTCTTTTACTGAGAGGTATATACTTCCAATTAATTGGATTTCATTTCCGTGCAACTTGTTTTGGTTGTGATGGTTGAGATACTACAACGAAGAAAAATGAGAAATCTTGTATTGAACAACAAGGTAAGTTATAAACTTTATATCAATACAGCTCCTTTCAATTTGTCAATCTCTTGCTTGAATGCCAATTCAAACTTAGGAAGGTTTTCGATGAAGAAACCACTCATTTCTTCCCAATTTGATTCTTCAAATAGATTCACACCTCCTAATTCGCATTTCACTCTACTCATCTTGTTATCCTCGAGTTCTTCCCAAACTAACTCTTGTCCAAACCGTTGCTCTATCTGATCCTTGCGCTTTTCTAGCTGATTGAAATAACGCTTATTAATTTCCTTGTTTGATGTTGAGATTGTTAGCTCAATTCTAGCGTAGGTTCTTGTAATTAGAAACGTATAGGATACCCCACTCACCCCTGCGCCAGTTTGTAACCAGTGGTCTTTTGTTGCCTTTACTTTGGAAAATAAAGTTGTATCGTGTAGTTGAGGCAAAAGTTGACTCCAGAATTCACGTCGCAGAACGTGTCTGTTCACTATTCCATCCTGTTCTGAATCGGCAGCATATTTTATCAATAGTTCGTCCTCTAATTCGAATGACGATAAAAGCTTCTTTAGTGTTTTAAACTTTGTATTGCTATCGATATTTGCTTCAATAAAATATCCATTAATTAACTCTTGTGGAGCCCGAAAGTCCTCTTCATCCCTTGTTATTTTTAACGCCTCTTGCAAAGACAGAAGTAACTCTGTGTTTTTTGTATATAGTTTTCTAAGCACATAAAAATACATTTGAGCCACCTTGTTCTCTTCCACTTTGGCCGTTTCAAAAATAAAATACTCCAGCTTTTTGTGGGTTGGTTTTTCCGCGTCGAACAAGTTTATTTCACTATTCTCATCAATAGTGGGAATCTCTATATTAGGATATTCCCAAATATCTACAAACCTGTTTGAAATAATTTCAAGGCGTTTATTATAGTTTTCAATATTCCATCCCTCTATACTTTGAAGATAACTATTTAGCCAAAGTCTGCTAAACTCATACCCTTGTTTACCTCCATCTTTATTCATGGACTTTTTTTCTAAAAAGGACTTATTGCTTAACGACCCATTGTTCCCAGACAATGTTAGATTAGCTATCGTGTTTGTGTACTTTTCTTTAAGACTAAAAAAGTCATCTGTGTCTAAATTTTCATTCCAATCTTCATTTGGGTTTTGAGGGAATATATGTTCGATAGTTATGTTTTCATTAGAGGTATCTACATGTTCCCTATTGTTATGATTTTCTAACTTCTCGAACATGTAATTTCTGTTCTTGGATTTAATATTATAAAGGTCTTTATCCTTCAACGAAGATATTAATTCTTCATTCGTCGGGAATTTTGCGCTACCTCTCTTTTTCATTAACGCAATAGCAATTGAATCGTAATAATCTTCCGTATCCACCTCTGCGTACAGTGTCATGAAGATTTTATTCAATGCATTGGTAGGCAAACCAACTACAAACCTTCTCCAAGAATACGACTGAATTAGCTTTGTAATGTTTACTAAAGTGTCGGCGTCTATAAGTCCATTATCTGCATCTTCAAAAACTTGTAACAAGAATGGGAAAGCTACATTAATCTCTAATCGAGTAATGTATTCCAGCTCTCTTTTTAACTCATTATTAGTAACTGTAGACGGATTTATTAATTTCTTATAATGAGATGAGAGCGATTTAATTTTCTCTAATTCTTGATGGTATGCCTCATCTTTTCTTCCTGCATATAATTTTTTAAACTCAATATAAACCTTCCCTTTATTAGGGATTTTTTTATTTCGAAGAGTTAAGTAATCCCTAATGTATTCGGACACCATAGATTTTTGCCTAGTCAAATCTCTTGCATTCTCTTCTATTGGATTCCATATCTGATCAAATATTCTATTTTGATCTTTCGGATCTAAATCCATAAGAATAAAATTTCTGATTAAATCTGATTGTGATAAATCCAAACCTGTCGAGTTTAAACTTTCGAAAATTCTTTGAGGGTCATCTTTCCCTCTCTCTAATGAAATCTCAACAAATATGAGCCTCTTAATGCCATTCAAGATTGTATTAAAATTGTCTTGCTCTATTCTATCTCTAAAATAATTGTAGTTCTCAATAACATTTGAATATTTGTCGAACTCGGTTTCCGTACCATTCAGAATGGCTTTAAAAGCTAAAGAATTATTGTCGGTTTGTTTAAGCTTCAGTTTGCTCGATTCTTGTTGAACGTATTGATTGGTTAGATACAGGTTGTACAACATATCAATTTCTTGCTGCATACCATTTTCTTTCGCAAATCGATATAAGGCTACGTACAATATATTTATTGTCGTTAGCCGCTGTTGTCCATCTATGATTACTAATTCTTTTACCTCACTAGTACTGTATGCGCCTTCATGGATAAACACAATACTCCCAATAAAATGTGTTCCACGTTCTTGTTGCTCAACTGATATTATATCATTAAGTATCTCTCGGCACTCACTGGTTGTCCAATCATAATTTCTTTGATAAACTGGAATTACAAATTGCACATTTTGTGCTTGTAGAAAATTATTAATTGGAAGTTCGTTTGCTTGCATAATCTATATATTAACTTTCCTCGACTATCTTAATCTCCTCCTCACTCAACCCATACAGCTCATAAACCATTTGGTCTATTTCTCTATCCGTTTTATCAATCTCTGCTTTTAGCGTTTGTGCCTCTGCTTTCTTTTTCTCAAAAACATCCATCCAATCCATTTCATCGGACTTTGTAAGTTTCTCCCCTCCCACTTTTTTAATGGCTTTGTTGAGTTCTTTGATAAAATCAGAAAACTCTAAAAAGTACCAGTTTTGAAGTTTTTTAGATACAGAATCAAGGGCGTACTGTGATTGAAAATATTTGGTAAACTGAACTCTTGATTTATAAAATTCTTTTTCTAATCCTACTTTACTAATTGCAAACTCAATTAAGTCTGCTTGATTACATGTTGAATTATATGGCAACTCTAATAGTTGTGATCTTTTAACCTTTGGGAAGGTGATTTTATTATCAGAGAAAGTATTATTGAAATAATAATAAATCAATCTAGAATTAAGTATGCACAATAAATACTTTAGCTCATGCCCATTTGTGTTTTTGTTTATTACATACGTTGTTTGATCAGTATAATAGTTCTCATCATCAAAACAAGTCATGATTCTTTTTCCTAAAATCTGTCTTGTTATTAGTTTTTCCCGTTCAAATATTTCCTTTGTCCTAAATGCTTGGTTTGTATATAATTTTTCGTTCTCAGGTTTATAATCAATGAATATTCCATCATATGTATTATAATATCCAAAGATGTTTTTACCTAAAATAAATTTCTTATAACTGTTATCCTTACAGACCTCGAACAACAAGTCTTTTCGAACTTTAATCCCATTCTTAATTTCAAAAAAACTGCCTAACTTTTTAAATTGATTTAATTTATTAATAATTGGAATTGCCGAAATATTCAACTTTTCATTTATCAAATAATCTTGTTCCACAAAAGCCTTTTGTGGAATTTCTTTTTCAAAATCAAACTCAGCATTGTTTATTTTGAAAAACCTAACCAAGTTACCTTCTTTAAAATTCGAGATTAAGAACGTAACTGTTTTAACACTTGCATCCGTAAAAATATCTTTATCACTTGATGCAATAATTTCTAACGAGAATTTATCAATTATAAATTTTCGTAATGTCCTATCATAGTCATTAGTTAAGAACACAGAAGGAGTAATAAAAGATAGCTTCCCTTTTGCATTTATCAATGAACAAGATTTTTCAATAAACAGCTTATACAAATCCAACTGATATGAAACCGTTGTATACTTTTTTATGTAATAGTTTTTTTCCTCCTCAGAAAACAACTCTCTACTCCTAACATATGGAGGATTCCCAATCACCACATCAAAACCACCCATTTCAAAAATGGAAGCAAATTCATCTTCCCACTTAAAAGCTTTGTCGCCAGCAACAGTTTTACTATCAATTAGAGAATTGCCACATTTAATATTACTGCTTAAGTCGTTTAGTTTTCTGCGAGGTTGTGCGGTGCGGAGCCAAAGAGAGAGTTTGGCTATTTCTACAGATTCTTCGTTAATGTCTACACCGAAAATATTATTCTCTAAAACAGTGTTTTCAATATTTGGGAATGGCAGACCTCCTCCAAGTAAACTATTCTGAAGGTCATCTATATAGCCATGTTCTTTTATCAAGAAATCTAAAGCTTGGTTTAGAAATGCACCAGAGCCACAAGCAGGGTCGCATATAGTAATAGTAAGCAACCAGTTTCTATATCCCTCTAAATTATCTTGCAATGCCTTTAACACCTTAGTAGGCCTACCCTTTCTACTCTTTAAATACTCCTCCTCTTCTATACCAAACTCAGCTTTCTTTTCAGTACAAAGTTTCCCAACAGTATTCTCTACAATGTATTTGGTAATATACTTGGGTGTATAGAAAACACCGTCTTTTTTACGTTTAGAAGTTTGCTCTACAAATTCCCCCCCTTCAATTTCTGCATTAACGCTTTCTATTTCGTTAAGAGAGTTTTCAAAAATGTGGCCTAGAATATTTACGTCTACTTGGCTTTCGAAATCATAGGCTTGTAAGGCTTTGGTATGTTTGTAAAGCAAGTCGTCACTTACTATTAACGAATCTAAAATGGAATCTGGTTTAAATAGTCCACCGTTGTATGCAAAGATTTCGGCGCTTTTGTCCGTCCCTTTTCTACCTGTATCTAAGTATGTAAAGTACTTTTGGTAGCGAGAGAACAAGGGAACTATTTCGTCCATCTCATTCAATTTATCCCACTGCTCTAGTATTTTAAGTGTAGAATTGGGCGGCAACAAACCTCTATCCTCAGCAAAAAAGATAAACAGAAAGCGGTCAATTAGCTTTTGAGACTTTTGAAATAAAGCCTGCTTAATGTTCTTTACGGCACGGTCGGTGTCCTCCTTTTCTAACTCAGAACGGAAGACTTCGTTTTTCATATTTAGCTTTACCAGGTCTCTAAAAAGCTCACGTTTAAACTGCGAGTAATCTTTGTAGAATTGTTTGGTAATGGCTTCCTCTTCCTGTAGAGAAGCCTTCTTTATTTTTAAAGGAACATTGTTTAATAGGTTCTCGCTATTTAAGCATAGATACATTAACTCAAACTGTTCCAGAGAAAGATCGAATAAATTGAACTCTTCAAACTCATCTGATGTCTGAATATAGAATCTTAGTTTCTCGAAATTGGAACTAATAATGTATTCGCAAGTTGGATGATGAGATTTGTAATCGAATGCTTGTTGGCGAATTGATTCCAAATCTTTTGTCTTAGTTCCTTTTAACTCTATAACCCCAAGTGCTTTACCATCTACCAATATTGCACCATCTGCTTTTTTTGCTCCTTTAAGATTTTTAAGTTCTGTGGTAAGATTAAATTTCGCACTAGGGTTTAGAACATAGCCAAAAACGGTAACAAATAGTTCTCTAAGAAACCCCTCCTGAAACTGTTCTTCTTTACTTGTCTTAATGTTCTCCTGTATGGCAGAATCATGAAAGTACTTTGTGAACTTTTTATAAGCTTTTGCAACTACGTCTCTGTCTTGGAGTGCTAGATGCTTTTTGAGTACTGAGGTTTGGAATAATGACATTTAATATACCGTATAAGTTTAAAGAGAACGCCAATGTTCCCAAATGATAACCATGGCTAAGGTATCCAATT encodes:
- a CDS encoding DUF4268 domain-containing protein, with the translated sequence MQANELPINNFLQAQNVQFVIPVYQRNYDWTTSECREILNDIISVEQQERGTHFIGSIVFIHEGAYSTSEVKELVIIDGQQRLTTINILYVALYRFAKENGMQQEIDMLYNLYLTNQYVQQESSKLKLKQTDNNSLAFKAILNGTETEFDKYSNVIENYNYFRDRIEQDNFNTILNGIKRLIFVEISLERGKDDPQRIFESLNSTGLDLSQSDLIRNFILMDLDPKDQNRIFDQIWNPIEENARDLTRQKSMVSEYIRDYLTLRNKKIPNKGKVYIEFKKLYAGRKDEAYHQELEKIKSLSSHYKKLINPSTVTNNELKRELEYITRLEINVAFPFLLQVFEDADNGLIDADTLVNITKLIQSYSWRRFVVGLPTNALNKIFMTLYAEVDTEDYYDSIAIALMKKRGSAKFPTNEELISSLKDKDLYNIKSKNRNYMFEKLENHNNREHVDTSNENITIEHIFPQNPNEDWNENLDTDDFFSLKEKYTNTIANLTLSGNNGSLSNKSFLEKKSMNKDGGKQGYEFSRLWLNSYLQSIEGWNIENYNKRLEIISNRFVDIWEYPNIEIPTIDENSEINLFDAEKPTHKKLEYFIFETAKVEENKVAQMYFYVLRKLYTKNTELLLSLQEALKITRDEEDFRAPQELINGYFIEANIDSNTKFKTLKKLLSSFELEDELLIKYAADSEQDGIVNRHVLRREFWSQLLPQLHDTTLFSKVKATKDHWLQTGAGVSGVSYTFLITRTYARIELTISTSNKEINKRYFNQLEKRKDQIEQRFGQELVWEELEDNKMSRVKCELGGVNLFEESNWEEMSGFFIENLPKFELAFKQEIDKLKGAVLI
- a CDS encoding N-6 DNA methylase; its protein translation is MSLFQTSVLKKHLALQDRDVVAKAYKKFTKYFHDSAIQENIKTSKEEQFQEGFLRELFVTVFGYVLNPSAKFNLTTELKNLKGAKKADGAILVDGKALGVIELKGTKTKDLESIRQQAFDYKSHHPTCEYIISSNFEKLRFYIQTSDEFEEFNLFDLSLEQFELMYLCLNSENLLNNVPLKIKKASLQEEEAITKQFYKDYSQFKRELFRDLVKLNMKNEVFRSELEKEDTDRAVKNIKQALFQKSQKLIDRFLFIFFAEDRGLLPPNSTLKILEQWDKLNEMDEIVPLFSRYQKYFTYLDTGRKGTDKSAEIFAYNGGLFKPDSILDSLIVSDDLLYKHTKALQAYDFESQVDVNILGHIFENSLNEIESVNAEIEGGEFVEQTSKRKKDGVFYTPKYITKYIVENTVGKLCTEKKAEFGIEEEEYLKSRKGRPTKVLKALQDNLEGYRNWLLTITICDPACGSGAFLNQALDFLIKEHGYIDDLQNSLLGGGLPFPNIENTVLENNIFGVDINEESVEIAKLSLWLRTAQPRRKLNDLSSNIKCGNSLIDSKTVAGDKAFKWEDEFASIFEMGGFDVVIGNPPYVRSRELFSEEEKNYYIKKYTTVSYQLDLYKLFIEKSCSLINAKGKLSFITPSVFLTNDYDRTLRKFIIDKFSLEIIASSDKDIFTDASVKTVTFLISNFKEGNLVRFFKINNAEFDFEKEIPQKAFVEQDYLINEKLNISAIPIINKLNQFKKLGSFFEIKNGIKVRKDLLFEVCKDNSYKKFILGKNIFGYYNTYDGIFIDYKPENEKLYTNQAFRTKEIFEREKLITRQILGKRIMTCFDDENYYTDQTTYVINKNTNGHELKYLLCILNSRLIYYYFNNTFSDNKITFPKVKRSQLLELPYNSTCNQADLIEFAISKVGLEKEFYKSRVQFTKYFQSQYALDSVSKKLQNWYFLEFSDFIKELNKAIKKVGGEKLTKSDEMDWMDVFEKKKAEAQTLKAEIDKTDREIDQMVYELYGLSEEEIKIVEES